The DNA sequence ATACCCGTAAATGAATAGCTTAAGCAAATCAGTAGGATGATATGCCGGACGACCGTTTTCGATAAAGTCCATTCTAAATCCATAATCTTTAATAGAAAGGCTATCGACAAAAAGGTCTATTATCCTCACTTCATTATCAGGGTCAATGGATTGGTCCAGAGAAACAGGGAAAAAATTAATCTGATTTCTGTTATGTCCTTGTATGAATTTCATATAGTTAAGTTACAAAACCCACAGCTTTTTGAAGAATCCCCAGCCTCATAGTTATGAACAAAAGGGAGAGGTTTTTAGACAGTCTGACGGCCCGGCAATAAAGAGGGCCGAGCGTTAAGAAATTGCCTGGCAGGCAATTTTAGCGAAGAGCCTGCTTGCGGGGTTGGCCTGTTACCCGACGCAGCAACCGGGCAGCGTCCTGGTACTTTAGCCGGAAAATTGTCACGGTGCAAGGAGGGTATGGCACGTATTTTTGCAATCATGGTACAAGTTTTATTGCGTTAAGGCGCGATCGCGGTACAAAGTTGCTAAGTGGCCGGTAATTACTCCCGGTGCAGAAATTTGATAAATGGGCAGTGGTGCAGTGTCGCTGTAGAAGTTGTCTCGAAGCAAGAAATTTGTCATGCTGCTGGAACTTAATTGTGTGAAGATGCGCGTGTCCGGGTGCAACGGCCTTATGGATTTGTCTTGGGAGCAGGAGCAAAAGCAAAAACCGTGACAACTTGTCCCGCGGCAGCGGGAAACAACTTACCTTTATTGTCCGTGTTGTATGCAGGCATTTTTAAAACTGTCGCGCGGTCAGGATTTCCCTATTTTACAGGAAAACTGTATGTCTAGTTTGTCAACAAATTCAAAGTCATTAATCCAAGGAACACCCAGATTATCACAAACATTTGGGATCTTTATTTTAGATGAATTAGCAGCCAAAACTTTTTCTTCTTTTGTCACGATTATTGCATGCTCATTAATTGCATGTGCAATGATCCATGGGTCAGCCAAAGATCTCTGTTTAGTATTATCTACAAGATTCTTATGAGTTGGATTCGATTCAAAAATGTGCTTTAAGATCTTGGTAACATTTTCGTCTATGTCTATCACCGGAATATTACTTTTTTTAAGCCACTGTGATAAATCATCATCAGTCTGGGTGATTTCATTATAAACCATCTTTGGGAT is a window from the bacterium genome containing:
- a CDS encoding DUF4411 family protein, whose protein sequence is MTIPIQRYCLDANVLIQAWQKYYSPKFCPDYWILLDELGTQGVIFIPKMVYNEITQTDDDLSQWLKKSNIPVIDIDENVTKILKHIFESNPTHKNLVDNTKQRSLADPWIIAHAINEHAIIVTKEEKVLAANSSKIKIPNVCDNLGVPWINDFEFVDKLDIQFSCKIGKS